Genomic DNA from Salinibacter pepae:
GAAGGATTTCCGTGACCGCCGGGCCTCCGCTTTGCTCTACGAGGCCGAGACGGAACCCCGCTAGCTACTGCTCCTCCGACGCGGACTGCTCATCGGGAGCCCACAGAAGCGCGTAGATGATCTCGGCGTATCCGCCAATGATGAGGACCGGGGAGACGTAGAGGGAAATGAAGCCCAGGTACTGCCCCTCAAGGTACATGGCCGTAAAGCCCACCACGATGAGCGCTACGCCGATCAGAAGAAGGACGTAGTTCCAGTTCGCGAAGACAAGCGTCCCGGATTGATTCCGGCGCCGAGAGGACTGGGGCATGAAGCGAAAGGGCCTAGATGCAAGGCGACACGCCGAGGCGGTGACGAAAGCGGGAGTGTCCAGGGGATGGGGAGGAGTGCTTTTCGCCAGGTACAAGAAACCATGGATCACTGAGGAAGGTTCCAGCCGTCGTCCATTCTCACAGCCTTAAGTGCCTCTCTTCCATGTACCGCCGGTGCGTTCTCGTCGCGGGAATCCTGCTCGCCGTGGTGGCCCTGCCGACAGAAGCCGTGGCGCAGCCCCTCCCGGCCCGCATCGATTCGCTGCTTCAGGAGCGCCGCGCCGCCCACGCGTTTTGGGGCGTCAGCATTTACGACCTCGAGGGCGACAGCCTCCTGTACGAGCGGAACGGGGAGCGCGGCTTTCTGCCGGCGTCCAACCAGAAGCTGTTCACCACGGCCGCGGCGCTCGATCTGCTCGGGCCGGAGCACCGGTACGAGACGACGCTTTCTTTTGACGGAACGACGCGGGACTCGGTGATGCGGGGCGATTTGCGGCTCGTCGGATCCGGGGACCCGACGTTCGGAAGCACCGCCCTGGAGCGCACGGACCCCCTCCGCAACTGGGCGGAGCGATTGGCCGAGATGGGGGTCCGTCGGATTGAGGGGCGCCTCATTGGGGACGATCAGGCGTTCCTGAATGGGTTCTATCCGGACGGCTGGAGCGTGAGCTACCTGACCCGGCAGAAGGGCCAGCAGATGGGCGTCCGCGCCGGGGGGCTCAGCTACCGGGACAACACGGTGCCCGTCACGGTTCGGGCGACGACGCCGGGAACGCCGCCCGAGGTGCGCATTCAACCCGAGGGGGTGCTCTCGGTGAAAAACGAGGCCGTCACGAGCGAGCGGTGGCGGGGGAGCACGCTGCTCATCAACCGCACCTTTTCGACGAACAGGATCGTGCTGACCGGATCGGTGGCGCGGTCCTACGGTGGGGTGCGCAACGTGCCGGTCAGCGACCCGACGGCCTTTGCGCTCCGCATCTTCCGGGAGCGTCTTCGGGAGGCCGGCATCGAGACGGATCTGGAGCTCGTCAATGCGGAGGCGGTCGATGCCTCGTCCGGGGGGGGCAAGCCCCTGTTCGTGTACGTCTCGCCGCTGTTGTCCGAGATCGTCACCGAGATCAACAAGCGCAGCAACAACTTCTACGCGGAGCAGGTCCTTCGGACGTACGGATGGGGGGGCTCCACACGGGGGGGCATTCAGCGCACGGAGTCGTTTCTGCGGCGGGCCGGCATCAACACGCGGCCGCTCTCCCTCAACGACGGGTCGGGGCTGTCCCGCAAAAACCTCGTCACGCCCCGGGCCCTCCAGGCGGTTCTCGCCCACATGAACGACCACGCGGCCGGCGATGTCTTTCGGGCGTCGATTCCGCGCGGGGGCGAGCGTGGCACGACCCTCAGCACACGCCTGGGACGAACGGACGTGCGGGCCAAGACCGGATCGCTCGCCTTCGTGCGGGGGCTGAGCGGGTACGTCGAGCGTCCGGACGGGGGGCGTGTGGCCTTTGCCCTGTTCGCCAACAACTACACCGGGCCGTCCTACCAGATCACCCACACCATGGACGACATCGTCCGGTTGCTAACCGCCCCTCCATCTTAACGGACCGGCGGGGTCCCCGCACGTCGCGTCTGTCGTCCCCCTTCTTGTATGTCACGTTCTGCCCGTCGACTTCTTGCTGCGGTTGGGGTGTTTGGGTTGCAGTGGCTCATCGTGGGCCGCCTGCGGATCTACGGGGCCTACCCCGACGCCGTGCTTCTCTTCCTCGGGTGGTACGCGCTGCGGGAGGGGCGCCGGCGCGGCACGCTGGCGGGGGCGGGGCTGGGCCTGGCCCTGGACGTGGCCTACGGCACGTGGGGAATCCACATGTTCGTGAAGGCCCTGATTGGGTTTCTGGTGGGCCGGTTTGCGGTGGAGGAGCACACGCCCCTCATTATCCGGCCGCAGCAGGCCCTCCTCGGAAGTCTCGTGGTGGCCCTGTTGCACAACGGACTGTTCGTTGCGCTCGTCGCGCTGCAGACGCAGGCCACGACGGGCGTTTTGCTGTACGGCCTGTGGCTGGGCTCGGCCGGCTACACGGCCGCCGTCGGCGGCATTGTGGCGCTGTTTGCCCGGTAGGGACCTCTCGGGCGTGCGGCGGCAGGGCGCGACCGGGCCCCATCAGGCGACCGTGACGTCGATCAGGTCGTCGAACGCCGACAGCACGCGCTGGCGGACGGGGGAGCGCTCGTCCATCGGCGTGAGGGGCAGGCGCACGTGTGGCTCCATCCAGCCGAGTGCAGCGCAGACGTCCTTGATGGGCACCGGG
This window encodes:
- a CDS encoding DUF3098 domain-containing protein, with the translated sequence MPQSSRRRNQSGTLVFANWNYVLLLIGVALIVVGFTAMYLEGQYLGFISLYVSPVLIIGGYAEIIYALLWAPDEQSASEEQ
- the dacB gene encoding D-alanyl-D-alanine carboxypeptidase/D-alanyl-D-alanine endopeptidase, which translates into the protein MYRRCVLVAGILLAVVALPTEAVAQPLPARIDSLLQERRAAHAFWGVSIYDLEGDSLLYERNGERGFLPASNQKLFTTAAALDLLGPEHRYETTLSFDGTTRDSVMRGDLRLVGSGDPTFGSTALERTDPLRNWAERLAEMGVRRIEGRLIGDDQAFLNGFYPDGWSVSYLTRQKGQQMGVRAGGLSYRDNTVPVTVRATTPGTPPEVRIQPEGVLSVKNEAVTSERWRGSTLLINRTFSTNRIVLTGSVARSYGGVRNVPVSDPTAFALRIFRERLREAGIETDLELVNAEAVDASSGGGKPLFVYVSPLLSEIVTEINKRSNNFYAEQVLRTYGWGGSTRGGIQRTESFLRRAGINTRPLSLNDGSGLSRKNLVTPRALQAVLAHMNDHAAGDVFRASIPRGGERGTTLSTRLGRTDVRAKTGSLAFVRGLSGYVERPDGGRVAFALFANNYTGPSYQITHTMDDIVRLLTAPPS
- the mreD gene encoding rod shape-determining protein MreD, whose protein sequence is MSRSARRLLAAVGVFGLQWLIVGRLRIYGAYPDAVLLFLGWYALREGRRRGTLAGAGLGLALDVAYGTWGIHMFVKALIGFLVGRFAVEEHTPLIIRPQQALLGSLVVALLHNGLFVALVALQTQATTGVLLYGLWLGSAGYTAAVGGIVALFAR